In Numenius arquata chromosome 17, bNumArq3.hap1.1, whole genome shotgun sequence, a genomic segment contains:
- the LOC141473011 gene encoding GTP-binding protein Rhes-like, which translates to MSPVVKEKNHVRLVFLGAAGVGKTALIRRFLMDTFEPKHRRTVEELHSKEYEVSGATIKVEILDTSGSYSFPAMRKLSIQNSDAFALVYAVDDAESFESVKSLREEILEVKEDKFPPIVVVGNKAESGGERQVPAEDALSLVELDWNSRFVETSAKDNENVLEVFRELLQQANLPSRLSPALCKRRETLPKEQALRPPMNKTNSCSVC; encoded by the coding sequence ATGTCCCCGGTGGTGAAGGAGAAGAACCACGTGCGGTTGGTCTTCTTGGGTGCTGCCGGCGTGGGCAAGACAGCCCTCATCCGCCGCTTCCTGATGGACACCTTCGAGCCCAAGCACCGGCGCACGGTGGAGGAGCTGCACAGCAAGGAGTACGAGGTGAGCGGGGCCACCATCAAGGTGGAAATCCTGGACACCAGTGGCAGCTACTCCTTCCCAGCCATGAGGAAGCTCTCGATCCAAAACAGCGATGCCTTCGCCCTGGTCTATGCCGTAGATGATGCCGAGTCCTTTGAGAGCGTCAAGAGCTTGCGGGAGGAGATCCTGGAGGTGAAGGaagacaagttccctcccattgTGGTGGTCGGCAACAAGGCGGAGAGCGGCGGCGAGCGGCAAGTGCCGGCAGAGGATGCCCTGTCGCTGGTGGAGCTGGACTGGAACAGCCGCTTCGTGGAGACGTCGGCCAAGGACAACGAGAACGTCCTGGAGGTCTTCAGGGAGCTGCTGCAGCAAGCCAACCTGCCCAGCCGGCTCAGCCCCGCActctgcaagaggagggagaCGTTGCCCAAGGAGCAGGCTCTGAGACCACCCATGAACAAGACCAACAGCTGCTCGGTGTGCTGA